ACGGGCTTCGAAGATAACGCCCAACACGCCCACCGGACAGGTCAGCCGCTGCAGGATCAGACCTTCATCCAACTCGCGATCGATCTGGATCTGACCCAGCGGGTCTGGCAGTTTAGCGAGATCGCGGACACCGGCGATCGCCGCCGCTAGTTTGTCGGCATCCAATTTCAAACGGGCATAGAGTGCCGGTGCAATGCCCTCTGCGATCGCCGCTTCGCAGTCCGCCTGATTGGCCGCCAGAATCGTTTCTGCTTCCGCCATCAGTTTGGAAGCGATCGCCTCCAGCAAAGCTTGCCGTGCGGGGCCACTCCACTGCGCGAGCTGACGCGCCGCGGCACGAGTGGCTTGGGCTTGAACTTCAAGATCGGCAGACAGAGTAGCCACAGCAAATTAGGGACGGGCAACAAAAAACTGAAGGAGGGCTTTTAGGTGATCGGAATTAACCCCAGCCTGATCCTTGCTCCAGCCTATCTGGAAACTTCGCCGGACTTCAAACCGCGATCGCTATCCCCAACGCTGGATCTAGCGACACTTCGACAGAGGTTCCACTTCGATTTCTTCGACGCGACCGTTGTCAAAGTCGACTTCCACACAAGTGCCGACAACAAGATTTCCTTCCAACTCCGTCTGGTCAGTCACGGTCACGGCGCGATCGCCAATCGTCCAAGTTCCGACTGTCCCACTGGGGCGCTGCTGAATAATGCCGTAGAAGTCCTCCTTGGCTTGGGCAGGTAAGGACAGCAAACTTAGGCTGGCGATCGCCAGCCACAATAGCGGTTTCATGGGTCGCGCACCGACGAGGAGTTTTGACAAGTCCAGTATCGATCGCACCTGATCGACGCTAGTTCCTAGTACTGAAGGTGCGATGCAATCGCCAATTCCATAGAGAAGACGCGTCAACAAGCGCTGACATCGCAAATCATCAGCCTAGAATAAGGGGGCTAAGTACAAATACCTGAGGTCGGCAGTCGCTATGACGGCAAGTGGTGAATTTCCCGTCAACAGTGCGCTTTCTGAGCGTGAGCTCCAGATCGTAGATCTCGTGGCGGCTGGGCTGACGAATCAGGAAATTGCCACCCAGCTCGATATCAGCAAGCGAACGGTAGACAACCACATCAGCAACATCCTCACCAAAACTGGCACGGACAACCGAGTCGCCTTGGTCCGTTGGGCCTTGCAGTGGGGCAAGGTCTGCCTCGATCAAGTCAACTGCTGCGTCCTGCCCAATCGCGATGCGGCGGCTTCCTAAGCTGCGATCGCTCCATCCTTATCCTGATTTTGACTTCCGAGACGTTCCCTTTTCAGACCATGCTGGAAAGGGTTCCTCTTTGGAACGCGCCCCCACCCGATTTCCCAAGAACGATGGCTAGCTTGCAAGCGCTGCGCGGCACCCGCGACATTTTGCCCTCCGAAAGTCAGATTTGGCAGTGGCTAGAGCAAACCGCCCGCCAGATTTTGAGCCAAGCGGCAGTGCAAGAAATTCGCACGCCCATCTTTGAACAGACATCCTTGTTTGAGCGCGGCATCGGCGAAGCCACGGATGTCGTCGGCAAGGAAATGTATAGTTTCCGCGATCGCGGCGATCGCTCCTTGACCCTGCGGCCGGAAGGTACGGCGGGCACGGTGCGGGCTTACATCGAGCATGGTCTGGCCAGCCAAGGTGGCGTGCAGCGGCTGTGGTATTGCGGTCCGATGTTCCGCTACGAACGTCCGCAAGCTGGTCGTCAACGCCAGTTTCATCAACTGGGCTTGGAACTACTGGGTACAGCTGATGCGCGGGCTGATGCCGAAGCGATAGCCTTGGCGACACAAATCCTGCAAGCCTTGGGACTGAAAAACCTGCGGCTTGATCTCAACTCCGTGGGTGATGCCAGCGATCGCGCGACTTATCGCCAAGCGTTAGTTGATTACTTGACGCCCTACGCGGCAGATCTCGATCCGGACTCCCGCGATCGCCTTGAGCGCAACCCACTGCGGATTCTCGACAGCAAAGACGAACGGACACAGGCGATCGTGGCGGATGCGCCCAGCCTGCAGCAATATCTCAGCGAGCGATCGCGGCAGTTGTTTGAGCAGGTGCAGCAACTCCTGACGAATTTAGGGATTGACTATCGGCTGGAACCCAAGCTGGTGCGGGGCTTGGACTACTACACCCACACAGCTTTTGAAATCATTTCCTCTGATCTGGGAGCACAGGCGACAGTCTGTGGCGGTGGTCGCTACGACGGCTTGGTATCACAACTCGGTGGCCCCGAAACCCCTGCGGTTGGCTGGGCGATGGGGCTGGAACGCCTGATCCTGCTGCTGCAACAAAATCAAAAAGTACCGCCGACGAGCTTGGATTTCTACCTCGTGTCGCGGGGAGCGATCGCGGAAGCTCAGGCATTAGTTCTGGCACAGCGACTGCGGCTGGCAGGCTTTAGCGTCGAACTCGACCTTAGCGGCAGTGCCTTTGGCAAGCAGTTCAAACGGGCGGATCGCAGTGGCGCGATCGCTTGCTTGGTTTTGGGGGATGCGGAAGCGGAACAGGGTCAAGTCAACCTCAAATGGTTGCAGTCAGGCGAGCAACAAGTCGTGAACCAAGCAGAACTCTGGAACGATCCAGAAACGTGGCGATCGTGCCTCCAAGCTGCTCGAGCAGTATCGCCGGTTGAGGTCGCGCCCTTATGATGAACGGCAAGCAGGCTGCAGGCTTTGAGCGATCGGCATGGCAGAAGAGCAATGG
The sequence above is a segment of the Synechococcus elongatus PCC 11801 genome. Coding sequences within it:
- a CDS encoding DUF5666 domain-containing protein — encoded protein: MKPLLWLAIASLSLLSLPAQAKEDFYGIIQQRPSGTVGTWTIGDRAVTVTDQTELEGNLVVGTCVEVDFDNGRVEEIEVEPLSKCR
- a CDS encoding helix-turn-helix domain-containing protein, with protein sequence MTASGEFPVNSALSERELQIVDLVAAGLTNQEIATQLDISKRTVDNHISNILTKTGTDNRVALVRWALQWGKVCLDQVNCCVLPNRDAAAS
- the hisS gene encoding histidine--tRNA ligase, encoding MASLQALRGTRDILPSESQIWQWLEQTARQILSQAAVQEIRTPIFEQTSLFERGIGEATDVVGKEMYSFRDRGDRSLTLRPEGTAGTVRAYIEHGLASQGGVQRLWYCGPMFRYERPQAGRQRQFHQLGLELLGTADARADAEAIALATQILQALGLKNLRLDLNSVGDASDRATYRQALVDYLTPYAADLDPDSRDRLERNPLRILDSKDERTQAIVADAPSLQQYLSERSRQLFEQVQQLLTNLGIDYRLEPKLVRGLDYYTHTAFEIISSDLGAQATVCGGGRYDGLVSQLGGPETPAVGWAMGLERLILLLQQNQKVPPTSLDFYLVSRGAIAEAQALVLAQRLRLAGFSVELDLSGSAFGKQFKRADRSGAIACLVLGDAEAEQGQVNLKWLQSGEQQVVNQAELWNDPETWRSCLQAARAVSPVEVAPL